The proteins below come from a single Pseudomonadota bacterium genomic window:
- a CDS encoding metallophosphoesterase family protein — translation MTRIGVISDTHGVLRPEAVEALEGVDLIVHAGDIGKPEVLEALAAIAPLRAVRGNVDKSPWADAVPSTDAFEVEGVFFYLLHDLAELDLDPAAGGFQVVISGHSHQPREEWRDEVLYLNPGSAGPRRFRLPICLSILELADGDITAHHVDLVS, via the coding sequence ATGACACGCATCGGCGTGATTTCGGACACCCACGGTGTGCTGCGACCCGAGGCAGTGGAGGCGTTGGAGGGCGTCGACCTGATCGTGCACGCGGGCGATATCGGTAAGCCCGAGGTGCTCGAGGCCCTCGCCGCCATCGCGCCGTTGCGCGCCGTGCGCGGCAACGTGGACAAGTCGCCGTGGGCAGACGCCGTGCCGTCGACCGATGCCTTCGAGGTGGAGGGGGTGTTCTTCTACCTCCTGCACGATCTTGCTGAGCTGGATCTCGACCCAGCGGCCGGCGGCTTCCAGGTGGTCATCAGTGGCCACTCGCATCAGCCGCGCGAGGAGTGGCGCGACGAGGTGCTCTACCTCAATCCTGGCAGCGCCGGCCCCCGCCGCTTTCGCCTGCCGATCTGCCTGTCGATCCTCGAACTCGCCGACGGCGACATCACCGCTCACCACGTCGACCTGGTGTCCTGA